The following coding sequences are from one Ooceraea biroi isolate clonal line C1 chromosome 5, Obir_v5.4, whole genome shotgun sequence window:
- the LOC105281231 gene encoding uncharacterized protein LOC105281231 isoform X1, with translation MARSYGAEYAQCGIGGTFVIGSILFTFVRPISIPQLIILSAKLCFFSLFARYKMASREGINMELKFIRGNGVSQKEKVKAFWKFLDAQNNLQPHKGILEHESPPETESLISSVEEMMKERDIWCKGLKIFRQLGLDKTALAADNRCKLCLVQKTIQSEDFADMVMQPYEELNADMRAFEQRQENHRSN, from the exons ATGGCGCGATCCTATGGTGCGGAATATGCGCAATGCGGAATTGGCGGCACGTTCGTGATTGGTTCGATTCTTTTTACGTTCGTTCGGCCAATTTCTATTCCAcaacttattattttatctgcgAAATTATGTTTCTTTTCGCTTTTCGCGCGATACAAAATGGCGTCGAGGGAAGGAATTAACATGGAATTGAAATTCATTCGAGGGAACGGTGTAAGTCAAAAGGAAAAGGTGAAGGCGTTTTGGAAGTTTTTGGATGCTCAGAATAATTTACAGCCACATAAAG GTATCTTGGAACATGAATCGCCGCCGGAAACGGAATCGTTGATCTCAAGTGTGGAAGAAATGATGAAGGAGAGAGACATTTGGTGCAAAGGGTTAAAGATCTTTCGACAACTTGGCCTGGATAAAACCGCTCTCGCAGCCGATAACAGATGCAAACTCTGTCTGGTGCAGAAAACGATCCA ATCCGAGGATTTTGCCGATATGGTGATGCAACCGTATGAGGAATTGAACGCTGACATGAGAGCTTTCGAACAACGTCAAGAAAATCATCGTTCGAACTAA
- the LOC105281231 gene encoding uncharacterized protein LOC105281231 isoform X3 produces MARSYGAEYAQCGIGGTFVIGSILFTFVRPISIPQLIILSAKLCFFSLFARYKMASREGINMELKFIRGNGVSQKEKVKAFWKFLDAQNNLQPHKGILEHESPPETESLISSVEEMMKERDIWCKGLKIFRQLGLDKTALAADNRCKLCLIRGFCRYGDATV; encoded by the exons ATGGCGCGATCCTATGGTGCGGAATATGCGCAATGCGGAATTGGCGGCACGTTCGTGATTGGTTCGATTCTTTTTACGTTCGTTCGGCCAATTTCTATTCCAcaacttattattttatctgcgAAATTATGTTTCTTTTCGCTTTTCGCGCGATACAAAATGGCGTCGAGGGAAGGAATTAACATGGAATTGAAATTCATTCGAGGGAACGGTGTAAGTCAAAAGGAAAAGGTGAAGGCGTTTTGGAAGTTTTTGGATGCTCAGAATAATTTACAGCCACATAAAG GTATCTTGGAACATGAATCGCCGCCGGAAACGGAATCGTTGATCTCAAGTGTGGAAGAAATGATGAAGGAGAGAGACATTTGGTGCAAAGGGTTAAAGATCTTTCGACAACTTGGCCTGGATAAAACCGCTCTCGCAGCCGATAACAGATGCAAACTCTGTCTG ATCCGAGGATTTTGCCGATATGGTGATGCAACCGTATGA
- the LOC105281231 gene encoding uncharacterized protein LOC105281231 isoform X2, whose translation MARSYGAEYAQCGIGGTFVIGSILFTFVRPISIPQLIILSAKLCFFSLFARYKMASREGINMELKFIRGNGVSQKEKVKAFWKFLDAQNNLQPHKGILEHESPPETESLISSVEEMMKERDIWCKGLKIFRQLGLDKTALAADNRCKLCLVQKTIQYIRGFCRYGDATV comes from the exons ATGGCGCGATCCTATGGTGCGGAATATGCGCAATGCGGAATTGGCGGCACGTTCGTGATTGGTTCGATTCTTTTTACGTTCGTTCGGCCAATTTCTATTCCAcaacttattattttatctgcgAAATTATGTTTCTTTTCGCTTTTCGCGCGATACAAAATGGCGTCGAGGGAAGGAATTAACATGGAATTGAAATTCATTCGAGGGAACGGTGTAAGTCAAAAGGAAAAGGTGAAGGCGTTTTGGAAGTTTTTGGATGCTCAGAATAATTTACAGCCACATAAAG GTATCTTGGAACATGAATCGCCGCCGGAAACGGAATCGTTGATCTCAAGTGTGGAAGAAATGATGAAGGAGAGAGACATTTGGTGCAAAGGGTTAAAGATCTTTCGACAACTTGGCCTGGATAAAACCGCTCTCGCAGCCGATAACAGATGCAAACTCTGTCTGGTGCAGAAAACGATCCAGTAC ATCCGAGGATTTTGCCGATATGGTGATGCAACCGTATGA